In Miscanthus floridulus cultivar M001 chromosome 5, ASM1932011v1, whole genome shotgun sequence, one genomic interval encodes:
- the LOC136454851 gene encoding uncharacterized protein, giving the protein MHYYFVAQPRAVGPHTPNKEHAFKHVDTTFKATILSMLEDSIVDAYVPLQTGKEIWDALEAKYGVSDAGSELYAIEQFHDYRMVNDHSVVEQAHEIQTLAKELKIFGCVLPNKFVAKKARAKDVHGKKTIEGGSSAHVVRKNLQHSHKKKFQQELKQKNTMPFKKKKKGNCFTRGKSRHYAKDYPDGKWKPQKKSTNMIEADGGISGYG; this is encoded by the exons ATGCACTACTATTTTGTTGCTCAACCTAGGGCTGTTGGGCCGCATACTCCTAATAAGGAGCATGCATTCAAACATGTTGATACTACGTTCAAGGCTACAATTTTGAGCATGCTAGAAGACTCCATAGTGGATGCATATGTGCCACTACAAACTGGTAAAGAGATatgggatgcacttgaggccaaatatggagtttctgatgctggtagtgagttgtATGCCATAGAGCAGTTTCATGACTACAGGATGGTTAATGACCATTCAGTAGTAGAACAAGCTCATGAGATACAAACACTGGCAaaagagctcaaaatttttggttGTGTATTGCCAAATAAGTTTGTGGCAA AGAAGGCGAGAGCAAAGGACGTCCATGGCAAGAAAACTATTGAGGGAGGTTCTAGTGCCCATGTGGTGCGGAAAAATCTTCAACACTCCCACAAAAAGAAATTCCAGCAAGAACTCAAACAAAAGAACACTATGCCttttaagaagaagaaaaagggaaaTTGTTTCACTCGTGGCAAGTCCAGGCATTATGCTAAGGACTACCCGGATGGCAAGTGGAAGCCCCAGAAGAAATCTACAAACATGATTGAGGCTGATGGAGGAATATCGGGGTATG gttGA